Proteins from a genomic interval of Bradyrhizobium sp. CCBAU 53340:
- a CDS encoding DUF899 family protein translates to MEHLHYPNESTEYRTARNALLDDEIALRAQIEAVAARRRALPLGGEVPQDYVFERIGKTSMPEQVRMSELFGRHDTLILYSFMYGPERELPCPGCTHLLDGLDGAGRHIGERAALHIVAKSPIARLAAWTHERGWEHLSLLSTAGNSFDADYFGDTSKFSKSMRAQHHVPDGQNWDETIFNVFKKANGKIRHFWGSEMSFAPPAPKQHHRAGDLVDPLWGLLDMTPEGRGDFFPKVRYD, encoded by the coding sequence ATGGAGCATCTCCACTACCCCAACGAAAGCACCGAGTATCGTACCGCGCGAAATGCGTTGCTGGATGATGAGATTGCCCTGCGAGCCCAGATTGAGGCCGTTGCCGCCAGGCGTCGCGCGCTGCCACTCGGCGGCGAGGTGCCCCAGGACTACGTCTTCGAACGCATCGGCAAAACGAGCATGCCGGAACAGGTCAGGATGTCGGAGCTGTTCGGCCGGCATGACACGCTGATCCTGTACAGCTTCATGTACGGGCCGGAGCGCGAGCTGCCCTGCCCCGGCTGCACCCATTTGCTGGACGGGCTCGACGGCGCCGGACGGCACATCGGCGAGCGTGCCGCGCTTCACATCGTTGCGAAATCGCCGATCGCGCGTCTTGCCGCCTGGACCCACGAACGCGGTTGGGAACATCTGTCGCTGCTGTCCACGGCCGGCAACAGCTTTGACGCGGACTATTTCGGCGACACCTCGAAATTCTCCAAGAGCATGCGCGCGCAGCACCACGTTCCCGATGGGCAGAACTGGGACGAGACGATCTTCAACGTCTTCAAAAAAGCAAACGGCAAGATCAGGCACTTCTGGGGCTCGGAGATGAGCTTCGCGCCGCCCGCGCCGAAGCAACATCATCGCGCCGGCGATCTGGTCGATCCGCTCTGGGGCCTGCTCGACATGACGCCTGAAGGCCGCGGCGACTTCTTCCCGAAGGTGCGCTACGACTGA
- a CDS encoding NADH:ubiquinone oxidoreductase subunit NDUFA12 has translation MKQFFLKLFTWWNGQTFGTQLWTSRFGELVGQDEQGNRYYRTAGGKIDPTLGFERRWVIYNGYAEASRIPPEWHGWIHHVVDTPPTEINYRSREWEKPHQPNLTGTAKAYRPSGSTLASGRRPKATGDYQPWTPG, from the coding sequence ATGAAACAATTCTTCCTGAAGCTCTTCACCTGGTGGAACGGCCAGACCTTTGGCACGCAACTCTGGACCTCCAGGTTCGGGGAGTTGGTCGGCCAGGACGAGCAGGGCAACCGCTACTACCGCACCGCCGGCGGCAAGATCGACCCGACGCTCGGCTTCGAGCGGCGCTGGGTGATCTACAACGGCTATGCCGAGGCGAGCCGAATTCCGCCGGAATGGCACGGCTGGATCCATCACGTCGTCGACACCCCGCCGACCGAGATCAACTACCGGTCGCGCGAGTGGGAAAAGCCGCACCAGCCGAATCTCACCGGCACGGCGAAGGCCTACCGGCCCTCCGGCTCGACCTTGGCCAGCGGCAGGCGGCCCAAGGCGACCGGCGATTACCAACCCTGGACGCCTGGCTAG
- a CDS encoding BA14K family protein, producing the protein MNSLRVLSAAATLALVVPMATPSFAQSHGHFGGGGGAHFSGGGARMGGGSFGGGARIGGGGGSFAASAAVRPSGGTAPTFGGTRTFSSTSPTFSGGTRSFSTASSGTWNGGTWNGGWHHHHHGGFWPGFAAGAAIGGLSSYAYYGGGPYYDDSYYDDGYYDDGASVAVVPDGGGDSAAYCAQRYQSYDPASGTYLGYDGLRHPCP; encoded by the coding sequence ATGAACAGTCTCAGAGTTTTAAGTGCGGCGGCAACGCTGGCACTTGTTGTTCCGATGGCGACGCCGAGCTTCGCCCAAAGCCATGGCCACTTCGGCGGCGGCGGCGGGGCGCACTTCAGTGGTGGCGGCGCCCGCATGGGCGGCGGCAGCTTTGGCGGCGGCGCGCGGATCGGAGGCGGCGGCGGCAGCTTCGCGGCCAGCGCAGCGGTGCGCCCGAGCGGCGGCACGGCACCAACCTTTGGCGGCACCCGCACCTTTAGCAGCACCTCGCCCACCTTCAGCGGCGGCACCCGCAGCTTCTCGACCGCCTCTTCAGGCACGTGGAACGGTGGCACCTGGAACGGCGGCTGGCACCACCATCACCACGGCGGCTTCTGGCCCGGTTTCGCGGCGGGCGCCGCGATCGGCGGGCTCAGCTCTTACGCCTATTACGGCGGCGGCCCGTACTACGATGATTCCTACTACGACGACGGCTATTATGACGACGGCGCGTCCGTTGCCGTGGTGCCCGACGGTGGCGGCGATTCGGCGGCCTATTGCGCCCAGCGCTACCAGTCCTATGACCCGGCCTCCGGCACCTATCTCGGCTATGATGGCCTGCGCCATCCCTGCCCGTAA
- a CDS encoding response regulator, whose amino-acid sequence MPRILVVDDDPMVGATIEVLLLRQGFEVTLTDGGEAGLAALEAQTFDVMLVDIFMPHMRGFESIRIFHERAPTIPLIAMSGYAFASSASPSPDFLRMALELGASRCLRKPFTPETLLATIRECLAGPGESAEKDKKEVP is encoded by the coding sequence ATGCCGCGCATCCTCGTGGTTGACGACGATCCGATGGTTGGCGCGACCATCGAAGTCCTTCTCCTGCGTCAGGGCTTCGAAGTCACGTTGACCGACGGCGGCGAAGCGGGGCTTGCTGCACTGGAAGCGCAGACGTTCGATGTGATGCTGGTCGATATCTTCATGCCGCATATGCGCGGCTTTGAATCCATCCGCATCTTTCACGAGCGTGCGCCGACCATTCCGCTGATTGCCATGTCGGGTTACGCCTTCGCCTCGTCCGCCTCGCCCTCTCCGGACTTCCTGCGCATGGCGCTGGAGCTCGGCGCTTCGCGCTGCCTGCGCAAGCCGTTCACGCCCGAGACGCTGCTGGCGACAATCCGGGAATGCCTCGCCGGTCCCGGCGAGAGCGCCGAGAAGGACAAGAAAGAAGTCCCTTGA
- a CDS encoding CHASE3 domain-containing protein — protein sequence MIPSQRVILGAGLAILLIITAASIGLDVKSRSDTTWVNHTVEVLKKISDLRVLMRRAESAARGFELYRSSTFGDEFQAARGKLAPALADLKQAVRDNPDQVALLEGTEPLAMRRIEIAAEAMRLRADNDLAGIAALQGKAEGRGLMDTVMINLDRLAADEQRLLAVRTSDSRRTGIVLLGIDVIGALVILLLVLMLIRESQRTQVALKSSLHETQAAKEVLEAAVAERTDHLVAAHDELRLSVNVLQSTFRSMAEAVLVIDREGNVLLSNPAAERMLLHRAGMNLSNLRALSDVFHGDGVTPLKPDELPSVRVLHGDEFEELEMIVRPHSGNNPRHLMVSGRPMRDGQGKISGAVLVYHDATASRETERQLQQSQKLDAIGKLTGGVAHDFNNMLTVISGNTETLVASLKEQPELQRTARLIDDAAERCAELIQHLLAFARKQPLQPHDVEINAAIADLAKLLRPTLGEQIQIETVLEQGPMTAHIDPSRLANAVLNMAINARDAMPNGGKLLLETHRVVLDDAYAQANADVRPGPYVMLAVSDTGTGMAQSVQEKAFEPFFTTKEVGKGSGLGLSMVYGFVKQSGGHIKIYSEEGHGTTIKLYLPPGQGAAEAGATIAPQAEGGAETIFVVEDDLLVRNFVTAQLQSLGYKTVAAGDSKAALQLIDAGQAFDLLFTDVVIPGGMSGRELADEIARRRPGVKVLYTSGYTDNAIVHHGKLDDGVMLLTKPYRRNQLAEMIRKALGGGASASPAPPPPA from the coding sequence TTGATCCCCTCGCAGCGCGTCATTCTCGGTGCTGGACTTGCAATCCTCCTGATCATCACCGCCGCCTCGATCGGCCTCGACGTCAAGTCGCGGTCGGACACGACCTGGGTCAATCACACCGTCGAGGTGTTGAAGAAGATCTCGGATCTGCGGGTGCTGATGCGCCGCGCAGAGAGCGCGGCGCGTGGCTTCGAGCTCTATCGCAGCTCGACCTTCGGCGACGAGTTCCAGGCGGCGCGGGGCAAGCTGGCGCCTGCGCTGGCCGACCTCAAACAGGCCGTCCGCGACAATCCCGACCAGGTCGCGCTTCTGGAGGGCACCGAACCGCTGGCGATGCGCCGGATCGAGATCGCGGCCGAGGCGATGCGGCTGCGCGCCGACAACGACCTGGCCGGCATCGCTGCGCTGCAGGGTAAGGCCGAAGGTCGCGGCCTCATGGATACGGTCATGATCAATCTCGATCGCCTGGCCGCCGACGAGCAGAGGCTGCTGGCTGTGCGGACATCGGATTCCCGCCGGACCGGCATCGTATTGCTCGGTATCGACGTGATCGGCGCCCTGGTGATCCTGCTGCTGGTCCTGATGCTGATCCGCGAAAGCCAGCGGACCCAGGTCGCGCTCAAGAGCTCGCTGCATGAGACCCAGGCCGCCAAGGAAGTCCTCGAGGCCGCGGTTGCCGAACGGACCGATCATCTCGTCGCCGCTCATGACGAGCTGCGGCTGTCGGTCAACGTGCTCCAGAGCACGTTCCGCAGCATGGCCGAAGCGGTGCTGGTGATCGATCGTGAAGGCAACGTGCTGCTGTCCAATCCGGCTGCGGAACGCATGCTGTTGCACCGCGCCGGCATGAACCTGAGCAATCTGCGCGCGCTGTCCGACGTCTTCCACGGCGATGGTGTCACGCCGCTCAAGCCCGATGAGCTGCCATCCGTGCGCGTGCTGCACGGTGACGAGTTCGAAGAACTGGAGATGATCGTCCGCCCGCACAGCGGCAACAACCCGCGCCATCTGATGGTCAGCGGCCGGCCGATGCGCGACGGGCAAGGCAAAATCTCCGGCGCCGTGCTGGTCTATCACGACGCGACCGCCTCGCGCGAAACCGAGCGGCAGCTGCAGCAGTCGCAGAAGCTGGACGCGATCGGCAAGCTGACCGGCGGCGTCGCGCACGACTTCAACAACATGCTGACCGTGATATCGGGCAATACCGAGACGCTGGTGGCGAGCCTGAAGGAGCAGCCGGAGCTGCAGCGCACGGCGCGCCTGATCGACGATGCGGCCGAGCGCTGCGCCGAGCTGATCCAGCACCTGCTGGCCTTCGCGCGCAAGCAGCCGCTGCAGCCGCACGACGTCGAGATCAACGCTGCCATCGCCGACCTCGCCAAGCTCTTGCGCCCGACCCTCGGCGAGCAGATCCAGATCGAGACCGTCCTCGAACAGGGGCCGATGACCGCACATATCGATCCGTCGCGCCTCGCCAATGCCGTGCTCAACATGGCGATCAACGCCCGCGATGCCATGCCGAACGGCGGCAAGCTCCTGCTCGAAACCCACCGGGTCGTGCTGGACGATGCCTATGCACAAGCCAATGCCGATGTGCGGCCCGGCCCTTACGTGATGCTCGCCGTCAGCGACACCGGTACCGGCATGGCGCAGAGCGTCCAGGAAAAGGCGTTCGAGCCGTTCTTCACCACCAAGGAAGTCGGCAAGGGCTCGGGTCTCGGCCTCTCCATGGTCTACGGCTTCGTCAAGCAGTCCGGCGGCCACATCAAGATCTACAGCGAGGAAGGCCACGGCACCACGATCAAGCTCTATCTGCCGCCGGGCCAGGGCGCGGCGGAAGCAGGCGCCACGATCGCGCCGCAGGCCGAAGGCGGCGCCGAGACCATCTTTGTCGTCGAGGACGACTTGCTGGTGCGCAACTTCGTCACCGCGCAGCTCCAGAGCCTCGGCTACAAGACGGTCGCCGCCGGCGACAGCAAGGCCGCACTGCAATTGATCGACGCCGGCCAGGCCTTCGACCTGCTCTTCACCGACGTCGTCATCCCCGGCGGCATGAGCGGGCGCGAGCTCGCCGACGAGATCGCCAGGCGCCGCCCCGGCGTCAAGGTGCTCTACACCTCCGGCTACACCGACAACGCCATCGTCCATCACGGCAAGCTTGATGACGGCGTGATGCTGCTGACCAAGCCCTACCGCCGCAACCAGCTCGCCGAGATGATCCGGAAGGCGCTGGGCGGCGGGGCTAGCGCGTCGCCAGCACCACCGCCGCCAGCGTGA
- a CDS encoding DMT family transporter, with amino-acid sequence MLDSTRPVLRPRIAPAGLMFLAITSIGWGFNWPVTKFLISELPPLTLRGVTGVLGAVLLAALALVRGDSLKVASAIWPRLLAAAVLNVTGWMVLMGLALLWLPASEAALIAYTMPVWASLIAWPVLGERPTLLRTLGLVMAFAGLASIMGGNGIVASAEKLPGIIMALCGALGFAVGTVVSKKYPIHLPPITAAAWQIGIGCLPISIVGLLVETSHLDKVTPVGWWLLVYSTVVQFCIAYVSWFAALARLPASVAAIGTMAVPVIGVVASAIALHEPLGAGQIAALIFTLAAVVLATR; translated from the coding sequence ATGCTTGATTCGACTCGCCCGGTGCTGCGGCCCCGCATCGCCCCGGCCGGCCTGATGTTCCTCGCCATCACCTCGATCGGCTGGGGCTTCAACTGGCCGGTCACGAAATTCCTCATCAGCGAGCTGCCGCCGCTCACCCTTCGCGGGGTCACCGGCGTGCTCGGCGCCGTGCTGCTGGCCGCGCTCGCGCTGGTCCGCGGCGACAGCCTGAAGGTGGCGAGCGCGATCTGGCCGCGGCTGCTCGCAGCCGCCGTTCTCAACGTCACCGGCTGGATGGTGCTGATGGGGCTGGCGCTGCTCTGGCTGCCGGCGAGCGAGGCGGCACTGATCGCCTATACCATGCCGGTGTGGGCCTCGCTGATCGCCTGGCCCGTGCTCGGGGAGCGGCCGACGCTGCTGCGTACGCTGGGCCTGGTGATGGCCTTTGCCGGGCTTGCCTCGATCATGGGCGGCAACGGCATCGTTGCCAGTGCCGAGAAGCTGCCCGGCATCATCATGGCGCTATGCGGCGCGCTCGGCTTTGCCGTCGGCACGGTGGTCTCCAAGAAGTATCCGATCCATCTGCCGCCGATCACGGCCGCGGCCTGGCAGATCGGGATCGGCTGCCTGCCGATCTCGATCGTCGGTCTGCTCGTCGAAACCTCGCATCTGGACAAGGTGACGCCGGTTGGCTGGTGGCTGCTGGTCTATTCGACCGTGGTGCAGTTCTGCATCGCCTATGTCAGCTGGTTTGCAGCGCTGGCACGCCTGCCGGCCTCGGTCGCTGCGATCGGGACGATGGCGGTGCCCGTCATCGGCGTCGTGGCCTCCGCGATCGCGCTGCACGAGCCGCTCGGCGCAGGGCAGATCGCCGCGCTGATCTTCACGCTGGCGGCGGTGGTGCTGGCGACGCGCTAG
- a CDS encoding vitamin B12-dependent ribonucleotide reductase: MRIERRHTTSGQSPYAGIEFRLTTSEIRNPDGSVVFKMDGVEVPAEWSQVASDVLAQKYFRKAGVAARLKKVEEESVPSFLWRSVPDTEALAALPEKERFVSELSSKQVFDRLAGCWTYWGWKGGYFSSDEDAQAFYDELRYMLAMQMVAPNSPQWFNTGLHWAYGIDGPGQGHYYVDPFTGKLTKSKSAYEHPQPHACFIQGVGDDLVNEGGIMDLWVREARLFKYGSGTGSNFSRLRGEGEKLSGGGRSSGLMSFLKIGDRAAGAIKSGGTTRRAAKMVVVDVDHPDIETYIDWKVKEEQKVAALVTGSKINQKHLKAVLKACVNCEGSGDDCFDPEKNPALRREIKLARRSLVPDNYIKRVIQFAKQGYKDIQFETYDTDWDSEAYLTVSGQNSNNSVSLKDDFLRAVETDGDWNLNARTSKKVTKTLKARDLWEKIGYAAWASADPGLHFNTTMNDWHTCKASGDIRASNPCSEYMFLDDTACNLASANLLTFYNTTTKQFDVKGYEHLCQLWTIVLEISVMMAQFPSRAIAELSYEFRTLGLGYANIGGLLMTMGLSYDSKEGRALCGALTAVMTGITYKTSAEIAAELGTFPGYKKNAAHMLRVIRNHRRAAHGEASGYEALSVNPVPLDHASCPQQDLIAHAKAAWDAALELGEKHGYRNAQTTVIAPTGTIGLVMDCDTTGIEPDFALVKFKKLAGGGYFKIINRAVPSALRALGYRESEIAEIEAYAVGHGSLSNAPGINASTLKAKGFTDEAIAKVEKALPTAFDIKFAFNKWTFGEDFIRDQLGIGAEAIAAPGFDLLQAVGFTKREIEAANVHICGAMTVEGAPHLKAEHYPVFDCANPCGKIGKRYLSVESHIRMMAAAQPFISGAISKTINMPNDATVEDCKSAYMLSWKLALKANALYRDGSKLSQPLNSQLISDDEDEDDVVETLYEKPMAARAAQVSEKIVEKLVERIIVMREREKMPDRRKGYTQKAVVGGHKVYLRTGEYDDGRLGEIFIDMHKEGAALRSFINNFAIAVSLGLQYGVPLDEYVDAFTFTRFEPAGPVQGNDSIKYATSILDYVFRELAVSYLSRFDLAHVDPNETGFDALGKGIEEGKEPDDEHGGHHATKLVSRGLTRSRTDNLVVMRGGSAAVAQGNDSAPSGGSKVTALASHGASARVGDAIEGAVALKQEAQHDLSPTEKLEALQWSKAGSAASAAPTKAERRAEAKAKGYEGEMCSECGNFTLVRNGTCMKCDTCGSTTGCS; encoded by the coding sequence ATGCGGATTGAGCGGCGCCATACCACTTCGGGACAGTCACCTTATGCGGGAATCGAATTCCGCCTGACCACGTCGGAGATCCGGAATCCCGACGGCTCGGTCGTGTTCAAAATGGACGGCGTCGAGGTCCCGGCCGAATGGTCGCAGGTCGCCTCGGACGTGCTCGCCCAGAAGTATTTCCGCAAGGCCGGCGTTGCCGCGCGCCTGAAGAAGGTCGAGGAGGAATCCGTCCCCTCCTTCCTGTGGCGCTCCGTGCCCGATACCGAAGCCCTCGCCGCTCTCCCCGAGAAAGAGCGCTTCGTCAGCGAGCTCTCGTCAAAGCAGGTATTCGACCGCCTCGCCGGCTGCTGGACCTATTGGGGCTGGAAGGGCGGCTATTTCTCGTCAGACGAAGACGCCCAGGCGTTCTATGACGAGCTCCGCTACATGCTCGCCATGCAGATGGTCGCGCCGAACTCGCCGCAATGGTTCAACACCGGCCTGCACTGGGCCTATGGCATCGACGGCCCCGGCCAGGGCCACTATTACGTCGACCCCTTCACCGGCAAGCTGACCAAGTCCAAGTCGGCCTATGAGCATCCGCAGCCGCACGCCTGCTTCATCCAGGGCGTCGGTGACGACCTCGTCAACGAGGGCGGCATCATGGACCTCTGGGTCCGCGAAGCTCGCCTGTTCAAGTACGGCTCCGGCACCGGCTCGAACTTCTCCCGCCTGCGCGGCGAAGGCGAAAAGCTGTCGGGTGGCGGCCGCTCCTCCGGCCTGATGAGCTTCCTCAAGATCGGCGACCGCGCCGCCGGCGCCATCAAGAGCGGCGGCACCACGCGCCGCGCCGCCAAGATGGTCGTGGTCGACGTCGATCACCCCGACATCGAGACCTATATCGACTGGAAGGTGAAGGAGGAGCAGAAGGTTGCCGCCCTCGTCACCGGCTCCAAGATCAACCAGAAGCACCTGAAAGCGGTGCTGAAGGCCTGCGTCAATTGCGAAGGCTCGGGCGACGATTGCTTCGACCCCGAGAAGAACCCGGCGCTCCGCCGCGAGATCAAGCTCGCGCGCCGCAGCCTGGTGCCCGACAACTACATCAAGCGCGTCATCCAGTTTGCCAAGCAGGGCTACAAGGACATCCAGTTCGAGACCTACGACACCGACTGGGACTCGGAAGCCTATCTCACCGTCTCGGGCCAGAACTCCAACAACTCGGTCTCGCTGAAGGACGACTTCCTGCGCGCGGTCGAAACCGACGGCGACTGGAATCTCAACGCCCGCACCTCCAAGAAGGTGACGAAGACGCTGAAGGCGCGCGACCTCTGGGAAAAAATTGGCTACGCCGCCTGGGCGTCGGCCGACCCGGGCCTGCACTTCAACACCACCATGAACGACTGGCACACGTGCAAGGCGTCAGGCGACATCCGCGCGTCCAATCCGTGCTCGGAATACATGTTCCTGGACGACACCGCCTGTAACCTGGCGTCCGCCAACCTGCTCACCTTCTACAACACGACGACAAAGCAGTTCGACGTGAAGGGCTACGAGCACCTGTGCCAGCTCTGGACCATCGTGCTCGAAATCTCCGTCATGATGGCGCAGTTCCCGTCGCGCGCGATCGCTGAGCTCTCCTACGAGTTCCGCACGCTCGGCCTCGGCTATGCCAATATCGGCGGCCTCTTGATGACCATGGGCCTGTCCTATGACTCGAAGGAAGGCCGTGCGCTCTGCGGCGCGCTGACCGCTGTCATGACCGGCATCACCTACAAGACCTCGGCCGAGATCGCGGCCGAGCTCGGCACCTTCCCCGGCTACAAGAAGAACGCCGCGCACATGCTGCGCGTCATCCGCAACCACCGCCGCGCCGCGCATGGTGAGGCTTCCGGCTATGAGGCGCTCTCCGTCAACCCGGTGCCGCTCGACCACGCCTCGTGCCCGCAGCAAGACCTCATCGCCCATGCCAAGGCGGCCTGGGATGCGGCGCTCGAACTCGGCGAAAAGCACGGCTATCGCAACGCCCAGACCACCGTCATCGCGCCGACCGGCACGATCGGCCTCGTCATGGATTGCGACACCACGGGCATCGAGCCCGACTTCGCGCTGGTGAAGTTCAAGAAGCTGGCCGGTGGCGGCTACTTCAAGATCATCAACCGTGCGGTGCCCTCAGCGCTGCGCGCGCTCGGCTATCGCGAGAGCGAGATCGCGGAGATCGAAGCCTACGCCGTCGGCCATGGCTCGCTCTCCAACGCGCCCGGCATCAACGCCTCGACCCTCAAGGCCAAGGGCTTCACCGATGAAGCCATCGCCAAGGTCGAGAAGGCGCTGCCGACCGCCTTCGACATCAAGTTCGCCTTCAACAAGTGGACCTTCGGCGAAGACTTCATCCGCGACCAGCTCGGCATCGGCGCCGAAGCGATCGCAGCCCCCGGCTTCGACCTGCTCCAGGCCGTCGGTTTCACCAAGCGCGAGATCGAGGCGGCCAACGTCCACATCTGCGGCGCGATGACGGTGGAAGGTGCCCCGCACCTGAAGGCCGAGCACTATCCGGTGTTCGACTGCGCCAATCCCTGCGGCAAGATCGGCAAGCGCTATCTGTCGGTCGAGAGCCACATCCGCATGATGGCGGCGGCCCAGCCCTTCATCTCCGGTGCGATCTCCAAGACCATCAACATGCCGAACGACGCGACGGTCGAGGACTGCAAGTCCGCCTACATGCTGTCGTGGAAACTCGCCTTGAAAGCCAACGCGCTCTATCGCGACGGCTCCAAGCTCAGCCAGCCGCTCAACTCGCAGCTCATCAGCGACGATGAGGACGAGGACGATGTGGTGGAGACGCTTTACGAGAAGCCGATGGCGGCGCGCGCCGCCCAGGTCTCGGAGAAGATCGTCGAGAAGCTGGTCGAGCGCATCATCGTGATGCGCGAGCGCGAGAAGATGCCGGATCGACGCAAGGGCTACACCCAGAAAGCGGTCGTCGGCGGTCACAAGGTCTATCTGAGAACCGGCGAATATGACGACGGCCGTCTCGGCGAGATCTTCATCGACATGCACAAGGAAGGCGCCGCGCTCCGCTCCTTCATCAACAACTTCGCCATCGCCGTGTCGCTCGGCCTGCAATACGGCGTGCCGCTCGACGAATATGTCGACGCCTTCACCTTCACCCGCTTCGAGCCGGCGGGCCCCGTGCAGGGCAACGACAGCATCAAATACGCGACCTCGATCCTCGACTACGTCTTCCGCGAACTGGCGGTGAGCTACCTCTCTCGCTTCGACCTCGCCCATGTCGATCCCAACGAGACGGGTTTTGACGCGCTCGGCAAGGGCATCGAGGAAGGCAAGGAGCCCGATGACGAGCACGGCGGCCACCACGCCACCAAGCTGGTCTCGCGCGGCCTCACCCGCTCCCGGACCGACAACCTCGTCGTGATGCGCGGCGGCTCCGCCGCGGTCGCCCAGGGCAACGACAGCGCGCCCTCAGGCGGCAGCAAGGTCACGGCCCTCGCCTCCCACGGTGCGTCCGCCCGTGTCGGCGATGCCATCGAAGGCGCCGTCGCCCTGAAGCAGGAAGCGCAACACGACCTTTCTCCGACGGAGAAGCTCGAAGCCCTGCAGTGGAGCAAGGCCGGCAGCGCCGCGTCAGCCGCCCCCACCAAGGCCGAGCGCCGCGCCGAAGCCAAGGCCAAGGGCTACGAGGGCGAGATGTGCTCAGAGTGCGGCAACTTCACGCTGGTGCGGAATGGCACCTGCATGAAATGCGATACGTGCGGCAGCACGACGGGGTGTTCGTAA
- a CDS encoding ParB N-terminal domain-containing protein — protein MPKPESFPIEKIFVPTKQKKAIKPETVAEVAESIMEIGQQDPISIRTDGDRLVLVEGLHRLEACKALGETTIIGVLVPAELAQYKPQLAERPEVEAERLKMARLKQLRLEKEAAEASIAASRSVNATEAPRTRPAKGVRDNPKASPTRTAKPAPKTLSAWINQQKGSGGRY, from the coding sequence ATGCCCAAACCGGAAAGCTTCCCGATCGAGAAGATCTTCGTTCCCACGAAGCAGAAGAAAGCCATCAAGCCCGAGACCGTCGCGGAGGTCGCGGAAAGTATTATGGAGATCGGACAGCAGGACCCCATTTCTATCAGGACCGACGGAGATCGCCTCGTCCTGGTCGAGGGACTGCATCGGCTCGAGGCCTGCAAGGCGCTCGGCGAGACAACCATCATCGGTGTCCTGGTGCCGGCCGAGCTTGCTCAATACAAGCCGCAGCTCGCCGAACGTCCCGAGGTCGAGGCAGAGCGCCTCAAGATGGCGCGATTGAAACAGTTGCGTCTGGAGAAGGAAGCCGCGGAGGCATCGATAGCGGCCTCGAGGAGCGTCAACGCCACGGAAGCGCCGCGCACCCGTCCGGCGAAAGGCGTCCGCGACAATCCAAAGGCTTCACCCACCCGGACTGCAAAACCGGCACCGAAGACATTGTCGGCCTGGATCAACCAGCAAAAGGGCAGCGGCGGCCGCTACTGA
- a CDS encoding acyl-CoA desaturase, whose protein sequence is MTVIEGVAPEQGAERTLPPKMPPGVLFEGEVVDAKFRDSYISFALMIGGTIGALIWAFAYGIGRVEIAVFAGMFMLTTMGIGFMHRYFVHRSYRCGPVMRTILAAIATMAVQGSILKWVSNHRRHHLHSDRPGDVHSPYYDGFGNPIEGFAKGMGHAQGGWVWDKATTDAEYYARDILADPIAMFFTRTRWYWYALSALIIPAALGYAFGGVRTMIGCVLFSGLFRSYLMTMATSLVNSVCHSDGRWGYRRFDTGDGTTNELVTTILTFGEGLHNNHHRFPRDAYLSHAWYEVDINGLIILGLGKLGLVTDIFMAGSKAAASRDADGGKPSTPDTEAAA, encoded by the coding sequence ATGACCGTGATCGAGGGCGTGGCTCCGGAACAGGGTGCCGAGCGGACTTTGCCGCCGAAGATGCCGCCGGGCGTGCTGTTCGAAGGCGAGGTGGTCGACGCCAAATTCCGCGATTCCTACATCTCGTTCGCCCTGATGATCGGCGGCACGATCGGCGCGCTGATCTGGGCCTTCGCTTATGGCATCGGCCGGGTCGAGATCGCTGTCTTCGCCGGCATGTTCATGCTGACCACCATGGGCATCGGCTTCATGCATCGCTACTTCGTCCACCGCAGCTACCGCTGCGGCCCGGTGATGCGGACGATCCTGGCTGCGATCGCCACCATGGCGGTGCAAGGCTCGATCCTGAAATGGGTGAGCAACCATCGCCGGCACCATCTGCATTCCGACCGGCCCGGCGACGTCCACAGCCCTTATTATGACGGCTTCGGCAATCCCATCGAGGGTTTTGCCAAGGGCATGGGGCATGCGCAGGGCGGCTGGGTGTGGGACAAGGCGACCACGGATGCCGAATACTACGCCAGGGACATCCTGGCCGACCCGATCGCGATGTTCTTCACGCGGACGCGCTGGTATTGGTACGCGCTGTCGGCGCTGATCATTCCGGCCGCCCTCGGCTACGCCTTCGGCGGCGTGCGCACGATGATCGGCTGCGTGCTGTTCTCCGGCCTATTCCGCAGCTACCTCATGACCATGGCGACCTCGCTAGTCAACTCGGTCTGCCACAGCGACGGCCGCTGGGGCTACCGCCGCTTCGACACCGGCGACGGCACCACGAACGAGCTCGTCACCACCATCCTCACCTTCGGCGAAGGGCTGCACAACAACCATCACCGCTTTCCGCGCGACGCTTATCTGTCGCACGCCTGGTACGAGGTCGACATCAACGGCCTGATCATTCTGGGGTTGGGGAAGCTCGGGCTGGTGACCGACATCTTCATGGCGGGGAGCAAGGCAGCGGCTTCGCGGGATGCGGACGGCGGGAAGCCTTCGACGCCGGATACCGAAGCTGCGGCTTGA